One window of Mauremys reevesii isolate NIE-2019 linkage group 4, ASM1616193v1, whole genome shotgun sequence genomic DNA carries:
- the LOC120403345 gene encoding sesquipedalian-1-like, with the protein MKLHETSVLGYSRVAAPPDRQGRLYKKSERSSSYQRRWCELRGNLLFYWERQGDREPLGLILLEGCTVELQESATEPFTFEISYSHGPPGHRAYKMAAEDQASMEGWVRALSTASFNYLRALLTDLEGQYRASGALGATALEERAAQRSPLVAEVGLPDFEGLHRQFGEEIMKLKARWREGRAGGDQTVQGDLIDL; encoded by the coding sequence ATGAAGTTGCACGAAACCAGCGTCCTGGGCTACTCCCGCGTGGCGGCGCCCCCCGACCGGCAGGGGCGGCTGTACAAGAAGAGCGAACGCAGCAGCAGCTACCAGCGGCGCTGGTGCGAGTTACGGGGGAACCTGCTCTTTTACTGGGAGCGGCAGGGGGACCGCGAGCCGCTGGGgctgatcctgctggagggctgCACCGTGGAGCTGCAGGAATCCGCCACGGAGCCTTTCACCTTCGAGATCTCCTATTCCCACGGGCCGCCGGGCCACCGGGCTTACAAGATGGCTGCTGAAGACCAGGCCTCCATGGAGggctgggtgcgggctctgagcaCGGCCAGCTTCAACTACCTGCGGGCCCTGTTGACAGATCTGGAGGGACAGTACCGGGCCAGCGGGGCCCTCGGGGCGACAGCCCTGGAAGAGAGGGCTGCGCAGCGCAGCCCATTGGTGGCAGAAGTGGGATTGCCAGACTTTGAGGGGCTTCACCGCCAGTTCGGGGAGGAGATTATGAAACTGAAGGcgaggtggagggaggggagagcaggcgGGGACCAGACAGTGCAGGGGGACCTGATTGATTTGTAG
- the CD2BP2 gene encoding LOW QUALITY PROTEIN: CD2 antigen cytoplasmic tail-binding protein 2 (The sequence of the model RefSeq protein was modified relative to this genomic sequence to represent the inferred CDS: inserted 6 bases in 3 codons), protein MPKRKVTFEDQAEGDEEEEELAIPKKKLAEPGLGASGPGSRFKGKHSLDSDEEDEDEDGDGGRASKYDILASEDVEGQESATIDYEDGCGXHPFNLEEEMEEGHFDSEXNYFLRREALIRDNWLDNIDWVRIKEQPPGGRQPPGGGQEEDGGRPLLDKQTLLEGMVEMVRPXETVARAIQRLGSKGGPGSRPRRAWTRAKAGTPAPPEEGEAPGSPQRREQLERLSGLADQMVGRGVYEIYQETREKLALRLRALTQPPPAQPPPALDMFAEDIDEARLRTQASGGAAAPQPQAGEEPLEEVMWEYKWENTNGAELYGPFSSTQMQEWVDQGYFKEGVYCRKADNSQGQFYNSKRVDFDLYT, encoded by the exons ATGCCCAAGCGCAAGGTGACATTCGAGGACCAGGCCGAGggggacgaggaggaggaggagctggccaTTCCCAAGAAGAAG CTggcagagcctggcctgggggccaGTGGCCCAGGGAGCCGGTTCAAGGGGAAACACTCCCTGGACAGCGACGAGGAAGACGAGGATGAGGATGGGGACGGCGGCCGGGCCAGTAAATACGACATCCTGGCATCAGAGGATGTGGAGG GGCAGGAGTCGGCCACCATCGACTATGAGGACGGGTGCGG TCACCCCTTCAacctggaggaggagatggaggaggggcACTTCGACTCGGA GAACTACTTCCTGCGGCGCGAGGCCCTGATCCGCGACAACTGGCTGGACAACATCGACTGG GTGCGGATCAAGGAGCAGCCCCCCGGCGGCCGGCAGCCCCCcggcggggggcaggaggaggacggggggcgccccctgctggacaaGCAGACGCTGCTGGAGGGGATGGTGGAGATGGTGCGGCC GGAGACGGTGGCCCGGGCCATCCAGCGCCTGGGCAGCAAGGGAGGCCCGGGCTCGCGCCCCCGCCGGGCCTGGACCCGCGCCAAGGCCGGGACCCCCGCCCCGCCCGAGGAGGGGGAGGCGCCGGGCTCGCCCCAGAGGCGGGAGCAGCTGGAGCGGCTCTCGGGATTGGCTGACCAGATGGTGGGCCGGGGCGTCTACGAGATCTACCAGGAGACCCGCGAGAAGCTGGCGCTCAGGCTGCGGGCGCTGACCCAGCCCCCGCCcgcccagcccccgcccgcccTCGACATGTTCGCCGAGGACATCGACGAGGCCAGgctgagaacccaggcgtccg ggggcgctgcggcGCCACAGCCCCAGGCCGGGGAGGAGCCGCTGGAGGAGGTGATGTGGGAGTACAAATGGGAGAACACGAATGGGGCCGAGCTCTACGGGCCCTTCAGCAGCACCCAGATGCAG GAGTGGGTGGACCAGGGCTATTTCAAGGAGGGCGTTTACTGCCGCAAGGCCGACAATTCGCAAGGCCAATTCTACAACTCGAAGCGGGTGGATTTTGACCTGTACACGTGA